The DNA region CTCATAAGACTTCTCATAAGCCTTGAACTGATGTTCGCAGCAGTATTTCTGGCTATTCTACCATTGTTCTCCATAAATCCCTCTATGGCGTATGCAGTGGCCATAGTTACTGCGTTTACAAGCAGTGGTGAATTGCTGGTCCTGATTACCGCCATAATAATGCTCGACAGAAGAAAGAGAGGTATAGAAGTCGAAAAGGTGGCTGTGGGAGGGGATAGCATATGAGTTTGGAAAATACTCTGGCAATTTCAATTCTAATTCCCCTTTTCGTGACCTTTATTCTACCGGCACTCAAACCGAGGATCGCAACTTGGGTTTCTGCGATGTCCTTCCTCATCCCCATGGCGGTCACTCTCGGCCTTCTCATCACCCTTCAGGAATTCGAAATCCCGCTGATCAATCTCGGCCCTCCAATCGGAGATTTCTACCTTCTGGTAGACCCGATAAGCAACGCCTTTGGTTTCACCATTTGCCTTGTCTCAGCAATGGTTGCCCTCTACTCATGGCCCTACATGAAACACAGGTTTGAAGAAATGCTGGAAGCTGGAGAAACAAAGGATACAAACTGGGAATTCAGAAAATACTGGTTCCTTTACAATCTGTATGCTGTTGCGATGCTCTGGCTGGTTTATGCAGGTAATCTCATTCTGCTCTACATCTTTCTCGAAATATCCCTCCTGGCATCTTTCCTGCTAATCTACATGTACGGATACGGCAATAGACAGTGGGTCGGGATACTGTACTTCGTCTGGACGCATATCGCAGGAGTTCTTGCTCTGCTTGGATTTCTCATGGTTGGTTTCGAAAATCAGACCCTCGCCCTTCACAGCCTGAAGGTTATTGGGTTTTTACCGTGGCTCCTGATATTCCTCGGAATGCTCGTTAAGCTTCCAGGTCTCGGGCCGCACATATGGCTGCCATGGGCACACGCTGAAGCTCCAACACCTGTCAGCGCTCTCCTAAGTCCCCTGACTGTCGGTCTTGCAGGATACGTCCTGCTCAGAATTTACATGGTGGATTCCTCGTTTATTACCCAGTACAGGGACATCATAATTGCGTACGCAGTAATTTCAAGCGTCTATGCGGGATTTTCCGTTTTCAAGCAGAAGGACTACAAGAGGCTTCTTGCCTACTCGACGGTATCCCAGATGGGATACGTTTTGATAGCACTCTGCCTCGGCAGTTACGGGCTTGTTGGTGTGGTTATACAGTACATGAGCCATGCTTTTGGAAAGTCAATCCTTTTCATGACTGCGGGTGCGATAATCGCCTCATTCCACGGCTTAAGAGACGTTAACAAAATGGGCGGAATGCATGAATACGTACCAACAGTGGCAAATGCGGCGTTACTGGGTTTCATGACTCTGAGCGGTATACTGACAATAGGGATGTTCGGAGAGTTCTACATTCTTGCAGGACTGACCCAGATATACGGTTTCAATCTTTCTGTGATTCTGGCAGTTGTGCTCGTCTTCACAATTTCTGGGCTTTACAGCTTCTATACCATGAAAATAATCTACTACGGAAAACCTGCCGGATACGAGAAGCCGAGAATAAACAGGTTGCTGGACTTTCCGCTGTATGTAATAGCATTCTTTAGTATTGCGTTCATATTTCCACCGCTCTCCACAGCACTGCTCAACGGAATGAAGATTCTATTCGGAATTGGAGGTGTGGTACCATGATGGAGCTCCTGGCCTTGTTGTTCTTTTCACCAATCATAGCCAGCTTTCCAATAGCAATAGCCTGGGGCATGGATCCCAGACCTGATTGGGCGAGAAAGCTGCCGGTTCTTTCTGTCCTGGGCCTCTTCATCTCCCTCTGTATTGCCATCTACATCCTGTTCAATGTTGGTGAGCTATCTCCCGAGGCTGAGCCGATAAAGTATACAGTTTACTGGCTCCCGGAGTTCAACATCAATTTTGTCTTCATCTTTGACTACCTCAGCAAGCTCATGGGTGCTCTGACTGCAGTGATAGCATTTCTGATTGGGGTTTACGGTCTCGAGTATATGAGAGATGACTACAGGCTTGGCTGGTACTGGTTCTTCTTCAATCTGTTTACAGCATCAATGCTTCTTGTTGTTTACAGCGACAACCTCTTGATGCTGCTAATAGGCTGGGAAGGTCTTGGCATAGCCTCATGGGGCCTCATCGGGCACTGGTTCAGGGACGATGATGAACTCAGCTATGTTGGGATTCTGAAAAGGAAAGTAGCAGGACTGAACATGTTCTGGTCACCAAGCACCGGTGGATGGAGAGCGATTTCGACAATTAGGGTTGGAGATATGCCAATGTTCTTTGCTATCGGTGCCCTTTTTGCGCTTACAGGAACTCTCAACATCAGCGAAATCCCGTGGGCGGGACTGGAGGAGAAGATTGGTGTTGTTGGCATTGTTATCCTCATGATTGCTTTTCTGATGGGGCCCTTCACCAAGTCAGCTCAGCTACCTTTCAGCGAATGGTTGATGACGGCCATGACCGGCCCAACAACCGTCAGTGCATTGCTGCACTCTGCAACGATGGTTGCTGCCGGAACCTACCTCTTCATGAGGCTTAGCTGGTATATAGAGCCCTGGAAACTGCACCTTGAGGGTTACGAATACGTGTACATCCTCGTCCTGTTCCTAGGCCTTGCATCTTCCCTCTACGGTGCTCTCGTTGCAACAAGTTCTCTCGAGAGAAAGGTTCTGCTTGCAGCATCGACGATGTCCAGCCTTGGCCTGATGTTTGCATCCGCAGCAGCAAGCTACTGGATCGGGAAGTTTGCGATTTTAGTTGCATTCTGGTATCTGATCACCCACGCCTTTGCAAAGGCAACTCTCTTCCTAGTTGCCGGACACCTCATTCATGAAACCCACGACAGGTTCCTTGGTGGTGATACCGAGGTTGCGAAGAAGCTCAAGGCCGCATTTGTCGCTACTGTGGTGGCCACAATATGCCTTTCGGGGATACCGCCGTTTACCGCATACTGGGTAAAGTCCGGAATGGATGGAGTGATGCACACTCTCGAGCATGAGTTCGGTTATATACCTCTGGTACTGCTCGTAACGATTTCTGCAATTTACTCCGGTTTCCTCGGTAAATTCCTGAGCATGAACTTCTTCAAGGGTAAGAAGGTACATCTGCACCTTCACGGCGGGGAGATAATGAGCTCCGCATACCTGGTCATGGTCTCCATGCTCTTCGTGATACTCGGACTGTATCTTACCGCCCATGTGGAGCCGTTCAGGGAGTTCTTCCAGGAAGGGCTTGTCACGTCGTCTTTAACTGTGGGCCTGATAGTGATTGCTGCGTATTCGATAGGACTGTTTAAACCACAGATTGAGTCTCCGGTTGGGAAATTCTTGGGAGATAGAATGTATATGATGTTTCTGAACGACTACATAGTTCCAAAGTTTGGATGGGCAGTTGCAAGGGTGGTCGAGTATGGAAACAGGCTTATTGACTATACCTGCCACCAAGCAATTCCACAGATGTTTGAGGTATACTCCGTTGGTATAAGATTCATTCAGAATGGGAAACTTGAGAGGTACCTCCAGATCGTTATAGGGTTCGTGATGCTGATTGTTGTGGTTGCTGTGGCAGCGGGGTGGATATTATGATTACGGAATTGCTTGCATCTCTGATTATCCTGGCTCTAGGATCTGCAGCAAGCTATAAAGACAAGAGAATCTCATTTGTACTCAGCATTTTTGCAGTCCTTCTGGTGGCAGTTTCAGGAAACGCCATCTATTCAGCGCTGATAGCATTCGTTGCAGTTCTGAACCTTCTCTCTCTGTTTGTGATAAGGGAGAATCAGATTGCAGGCTCTGACTATGCAATGATTGGCATAATGGCGGTTGCTACACTTTACGCCTTTGTCGTTGATGACCTGGCGGTTATGCTAACTTTATTCGTTGTGGTTTCAGTACCGACCTACCTGCTGGCGATGGTGAGTGACAAGGGAGTGAATGTGGATGTTGGCATCAAGTACGTCACATTTATGGTCATAGCGACCGTACTGTTTCTCATAGGCGCGGTGCTGCTTTATTCTGCCAACTCCAACTCCCTGATATATTCAATAGCCTTCCTGATGCTCATTGTTGGTCTGTGCATGGAGGTAGGTGTCGCTCCTGTACACGAATGGGTTCCGGATGTGTTCTCCTCTGCCGATCCTATCCCTGTCTCAATAATCGCCTCACTTGCCAAATTTGTCCCGTTCATAATTGCCTACAAAATAATTATTGCAACAGCGACGCCATCCATTGGCATGCTGATGCTGATTGTAGGTTTAATCGCAGCCGCTTCCATGTTCACAGGAAACATTGGCGCTCTGACCACCAACGATCCAAGCAGAATTCTTGCCTACTCGACTGTTGCAAATATGGGTTACATTCTAGCAACCTTTGTTGCGATAACTGCAGGAAAGGAGTATGTTTACTTTGCCATTGCAGGAGGTATTCTGCAGCTATTCGTAAATTCATTTGGCAAGATAGGCTATTTCGCAAGCATAAAGAATGGCGGAACGTCTCCCATAACCGCATACATGCTCACGTTCTCCTTCATCGGTCTACCACCTTTGATGGGGTTCTGGAGTAAGCTCTTCATAATCTACTCTCTGGTCTATTCAAGCTACATCTGGCTGGCAGTGATTCTTGTGCTGAATTCGGCCATCTCTGTACCGTACTACGTCAGGCTGGCAAGATTGCTTGGAACAGGATGGAAGTTCTCACTGGCCAATGCAGTGGTGCTATTTGCAAGTGTGGCCATGCTTCTAACTCTGATACCGCCAGTGTGGTTTGTAGATGTGGTTTCATTGATGAAGGGGGTGTGATAAATGACCCTGGTTGAAAATGCCCTGATTGTGGTGATCGTGATTGCAGTGGCTCTGATTACCGATGTTGCGGTGCTTTTACTGGCGAAGCTTTTCCCCAGATATCGCCCAACAGATGTTAAGATGTCAAGATTTGAGGCGGGCAACCCGCCACTCGGCATTCCCAAGTGGACTCTGCCCATGCAGTACATCGGCTTCATGATAATGTTCATGGCGTTCGAACCCATTCTCGTATTGCTTTTGCTTTTCTCAGGTGCACCAACTCTGGATGTATTTGCCTTAACGATTCTGGCGTTCCTTCTGATGCTACCGGCAATTTACGTGGCCTATCACTACTCACTTGAAATTGCAAAACTCAGAGGTGATGTACATGGATGAATTTGTCGATTTCATAAGAAGCGGTCCACTTGGGCCCTTGAAGAAGTGGGGGACGAGATGGAGTTTGTGGCCGGTTCACCTCGTTACTGCCTGCTGCGGGGCAGAGCTTGCACACGCATTTGCCTGTGGTTATGATGGTGAACGTATAGGAGCGCTTAACTACGGTATCGCAAGGCAGACGAATCTGATAATTGTGGAAGGTGCGATTACAAGGAAAATGGCAAAGGTTCTTAGAATCACGTGGGAACAGATGCCAGACCCGAAGTTTGTTATTGTAATGGGAGCGTGCGGTCTGCAGGGCGGCATTTTCTGGAATGGATATCACATGGTTAAACCGTCCGATGTCGTTCCCGTTGACTTTTTCATTCCAGGATGCCCGCCCACTCCCGAGGCGTTGCTGAGGGGAATCAGACAGCTTCAGGAAAAGATTGTTACGGGTGAAGCAAAGACCTCGGCAGTTTTTCCAGAAGTCCCCCTCGAAAGTGGAAGAAAGCCGAGAGTCCTGCCGAGAAGTCCGAAAAGGATCTCAAAGGCTCCTGCTGTGATCGTCAACGTACCAAAAAATGTTGAGTGGGAATACGGGCAAAAGCTGGTTGGGGAGATAAAAGCGAAGGTTGATGCTCTCTCTGTAACGATAACGGGTAAAAACAGAATTGCAATAAAGGTCGGGAGGGGCGATATCCCTAAAGCTGCAATGAAGCTCAGAGAAATTGGCTTTGACCATGTCAAGAATGTAAATGTTATTGATGTTCCAAACGAGGACAAGTTCATAGTGGAATATTACTTCTCCAGCTACAGCGTTAAAGAGCTCATGCCCGTGCTGGTTAATGTATTTGCGGATGTTCCAAGGGAGAATCCGAAAGTTAAAAGCCTTGCAAAGATGTTTCCGAGTGCGGACTACCTTGAAAGAGAGATGCATGATTTCTTTGGAGTAGTGTTTGAGGGTAATCCGTGGACGGGCAGGAAATTCCTTCTGGCTCCAGATGCTCCTGAATATCCACTGAGGAAGGACTTCAAACTTGAAGAAGAGGTATACTCGAGGTGATGAAAATGGAGGAGTACAGCATTGATGTCCCGGTCACACCTCCTGCCGAACTGAGATCGCTGTTTATCCCAATCCCTCCCGAGTATGTAGAGGATGCATACAAGAGCGACGACTTCCTTGTTCTGGTCGGCCCTCAGCATCCGGGAAGCGGTCACATGAGGCTTATAGTAAGGGTAAAGGGTGACATAATCCAGGAGGTAATCCCCGATCCCGGTTATGTCCACAGGTCGATGGAGAAGCTGGCAGAAAACAGGCTCTACATTCAGAACATACCTCTGGTGGAGAGGCCGGCAATTATGGATGCCGCAAACTTCAATTTGGGTTATATCAGGGTGATCGAAGATGCTCTTGACATAGAGGTTCCTGAAAGAGCCAAGTACATCAGAACAATGCTCGCAGAGCTTTGCAGGGTTGGAACCCATCTGTACGATGCTGCAATTCTTGCAGTGTTCATTGGACACACAACGGGCTTCATGTATCCGTTTGGGATCAGAGAACTGATCTGCGAGGCGCTTGTCAGAGTCACCGGTGCGAGATTCACATCCTCATTCATAATACCGGGCGGTGTGAGGAGAGATGTTGATGAGAGCACGCTGAAATGGATCTATGACATGACGCTGGCGATGGAAAAAAGAATCAAATCGTTCGAGAGGATATTTATCAAGAACCCGACTGTAATAGCAAGACTGCAGGATGTTGGAGTACTGAGCAGGGAGGAGGCAATAAAGTACGGCGTTGTGGGTCCGTTTCTGAGAGCAAGCGGTGTTGAGTATGATGTGAGGAAAGTTGAACCCTATGAGGTTTACGATGAACTTACGTGGGAAATACCCGTTTCCGATGCAGGTGATGGCTACAGCAGGTTCCTCGTAAGAGTTAACGAGGTTTCACAGAGTTTGAGTATAATAAGGCAGTGCATCAAGCAGATGCCTGAAGGCAGGGTTATAAGCGAGCAAATCTCTGAAAACGGAAGCGACATAAGGGGATCTTTCTATGACAGCCTGAGTAACATCGTCCTTCCTTCTGGAGAATACACAACACTGACTGAGGGTGCCAGAGGGACGATAATCTTCACCATTGTGAGCGATGGAGAGTCCAACGTTCCGTACAGGGTTAGAATCGTGAGTCCGGGATGGCTCTACCTCAAGGGATTCATGGAATCGATGAAGGGTGAAAGACTGGCAGATTTGCAGGCAATTTACGGAAGTTTCGGCTACTTCCCGCCGGAGGCTGATAGGTAGGGGTGATGGAGATGGTTGTAGAAATTCTAAACTATATTTACCAGATCTTCTCTTCAAACATGATGAACATTCCGCTGATTGCACCAATAGTCGACTATCTGATGAAAATACCTCTGATTAACATAATAGTTGCCCTGATACTGTGGAAACCCTTTTTCTCAGTGATAATAATGCCTGGACTGGCAGTCCTGATGGTTTATCTGCTCTACATCGTGTGGTACGAAAGAAAGCTAACCGCAAGGATCCAGTGGAGAGTGGGACCTCTGGAAGTTTTCAGACCTTTAAGAGGGGCAATTCAGGCTCTTGCGGATGGTATCAGATACTTCTTCCAGGAGGCCATAATTCACAGAGATGCTCACAGGCCCTATTTTGTTCAGCTTCCCATACTTGCCTTCATTCCTGTGCTGCTTCCGCTGATATTCATTCCTGCGGGCAGTGCTGTCGGAATATACACTCCATACGCAATCCAGCTAATCGTAACGTTCATAGCTTTAATTCCGATAACGATAGTGGCCATAGGCTGGGCTGCAAACAACAGATTTGCCTTTATAGGCTCTGTGAGAGAGGCCTTCATGTATTTTGCCTATGAAGTGCCGCTCCTGATAGCTGTAATCTCCATGATCTTCCTTTATGGCAGCGGTGATCCATACGTTGCAGTTGAGAAGCAGGGAATAATTCCCGGAGCAGTTCTCAACCCGGTGGCCTTCATTGTTTACATAATTGCAATGCTCATGGCCACATCTCGTCTGCCGTTCGAGATTCCAGAGGCAGATCAGGAGATTGCATTCGGTCCATTTGTTGAGTATTCGGGCATCCTTTTCGGTCTTGTCATGGTTCTGGCATATGAGAAGCTCTATATCATGACACTGCTCTTCACA from Archaeoglobus neptunius includes:
- the nuoH gene encoding NADH-quinone oxidoreductase subunit NuoH is translated as MVVEILNYIYQIFSSNMMNIPLIAPIVDYLMKIPLINIIVALILWKPFFSVIIMPGLAVLMVYLLYIVWYERKLTARIQWRVGPLEVFRPLRGAIQALADGIRYFFQEAIIHRDAHRPYFVQLPILAFIPVLLPLIFIPAGSAVGIYTPYAIQLIVTFIALIPITIVAIGWAANNRFAFIGSVREAFMYFAYEVPLLIAVISMIFLYGSGDPYVAVEKQGIIPGAVLNPVAFIVYIIAMLMATSRLPFEIPEADQEIAFGPFVEYSGILFGLVMVLAYEKLYIMTLLFTILFLGGWNGIYFPLLGDLNGPLWMTIKTFVVISVLVIVRSIYARYRLDQALRISWTSMLALSIIALIIGGAVGVWLS
- the ndhC gene encoding NADH-quinone oxidoreductase subunit A — encoded protein: MTLVENALIVVIVIAVALITDVAVLLLAKLFPRYRPTDVKMSRFEAGNPPLGIPKWTLPMQYIGFMIMFMAFEPILVLLLLFSGAPTLDVFALTILAFLLMLPAIYVAYHYSLEIAKLRGDVHG
- a CDS encoding NADH-quinone oxidoreductase subunit N — its product is MITELLASLIILALGSAASYKDKRISFVLSIFAVLLVAVSGNAIYSALIAFVAVLNLLSLFVIRENQIAGSDYAMIGIMAVATLYAFVVDDLAVMLTLFVVVSVPTYLLAMVSDKGVNVDVGIKYVTFMVIATVLFLIGAVLLYSANSNSLIYSIAFLMLIVGLCMEVGVAPVHEWVPDVFSSADPIPVSIIASLAKFVPFIIAYKIIIATATPSIGMLMLIVGLIAAASMFTGNIGALTTNDPSRILAYSTVANMGYILATFVAITAGKEYVYFAIAGGILQLFVNSFGKIGYFASIKNGGTSPITAYMLTFSFIGLPPLMGFWSKLFIIYSLVYSSYIWLAVILVLNSAISVPYYVRLARLLGTGWKFSLANAVVLFASVAMLLTLIPPVWFVDVVSLMKGV
- a CDS encoding NADH-quinone oxidoreductase subunit K; protein product: MIDVGVSQLSVILTVSGAILLIAYLTAVSSKDLIRLLISLELMFAAVFLAILPLFSINPSMAYAVAIVTAFTSSGELLVLITAIIMLDRRKRGIEVEKVAVGGDSI
- the nuoB gene encoding NADH-quinone oxidoreductase subunit NuoB, translated to MDEFVDFIRSGPLGPLKKWGTRWSLWPVHLVTACCGAELAHAFACGYDGERIGALNYGIARQTNLIIVEGAITRKMAKVLRITWEQMPDPKFVIVMGACGLQGGIFWNGYHMVKPSDVVPVDFFIPGCPPTPEALLRGIRQLQEKIVTGEAKTSAVFPEVPLESGRKPRVLPRSPKRISKAPAVIVNVPKNVEWEYGQKLVGEIKAKVDALSVTITGKNRIAIKVGRGDIPKAAMKLREIGFDHVKNVNVIDVPNEDKFIVEYYFSSYSVKELMPVLVNVFADVPRENPKVKSLAKMFPSADYLEREMHDFFGVVFEGNPWTGRKFLLAPDAPEYPLRKDFKLEEEVYSR
- a CDS encoding NADH-quinone oxidoreductase subunit 5 family protein produces the protein MMELLALLFFSPIIASFPIAIAWGMDPRPDWARKLPVLSVLGLFISLCIAIYILFNVGELSPEAEPIKYTVYWLPEFNINFVFIFDYLSKLMGALTAVIAFLIGVYGLEYMRDDYRLGWYWFFFNLFTASMLLVVYSDNLLMLLIGWEGLGIASWGLIGHWFRDDDELSYVGILKRKVAGLNMFWSPSTGGWRAISTIRVGDMPMFFAIGALFALTGTLNISEIPWAGLEEKIGVVGIVILMIAFLMGPFTKSAQLPFSEWLMTAMTGPTTVSALLHSATMVAAGTYLFMRLSWYIEPWKLHLEGYEYVYILVLFLGLASSLYGALVATSSLERKVLLAASTMSSLGLMFASAAASYWIGKFAILVAFWYLITHAFAKATLFLVAGHLIHETHDRFLGGDTEVAKKLKAAFVATVVATICLSGIPPFTAYWVKSGMDGVMHTLEHEFGYIPLVLLVTISAIYSGFLGKFLSMNFFKGKKVHLHLHGGEIMSSAYLVMVSMLFVILGLYLTAHVEPFREFFQEGLVTSSLTVGLIVIAAYSIGLFKPQIESPVGKFLGDRMYMMFLNDYIVPKFGWAVARVVEYGNRLIDYTCHQAIPQMFEVYSVGIRFIQNGKLERYLQIVIGFVMLIVVVAVAAGWIL
- a CDS encoding complex I subunit 5 family protein, with protein sequence MSLENTLAISILIPLFVTFILPALKPRIATWVSAMSFLIPMAVTLGLLITLQEFEIPLINLGPPIGDFYLLVDPISNAFGFTICLVSAMVALYSWPYMKHRFEEMLEAGETKDTNWEFRKYWFLYNLYAVAMLWLVYAGNLILLYIFLEISLLASFLLIYMYGYGNRQWVGILYFVWTHIAGVLALLGFLMVGFENQTLALHSLKVIGFLPWLLIFLGMLVKLPGLGPHIWLPWAHAEAPTPVSALLSPLTVGLAGYVLLRIYMVDSSFITQYRDIIIAYAVISSVYAGFSVFKQKDYKRLLAYSTVSQMGYVLIALCLGSYGLVGVVIQYMSHAFGKSILFMTAGAIIASFHGLRDVNKMGGMHEYVPTVANAALLGFMTLSGILTIGMFGEFYILAGLTQIYGFNLSVILAVVLVFTISGLYSFYTMKIIYYGKPAGYEKPRINRLLDFPLYVIAFFSIAFIFPPLSTALLNGMKILFGIGGVVP
- a CDS encoding NADH-quinone oxidoreductase subunit D; this translates as MEEYSIDVPVTPPAELRSLFIPIPPEYVEDAYKSDDFLVLVGPQHPGSGHMRLIVRVKGDIIQEVIPDPGYVHRSMEKLAENRLYIQNIPLVERPAIMDAANFNLGYIRVIEDALDIEVPERAKYIRTMLAELCRVGTHLYDAAILAVFIGHTTGFMYPFGIRELICEALVRVTGARFTSSFIIPGGVRRDVDESTLKWIYDMTLAMEKRIKSFERIFIKNPTVIARLQDVGVLSREEAIKYGVVGPFLRASGVEYDVRKVEPYEVYDELTWEIPVSDAGDGYSRFLVRVNEVSQSLSIIRQCIKQMPEGRVISEQISENGSDIRGSFYDSLSNIVLPSGEYTTLTEGARGTIIFTIVSDGESNVPYRVRIVSPGWLYLKGFMESMKGERLADLQAIYGSFGYFPPEADR